Proteins encoded together in one Marinithermus hydrothermalis DSM 14884 window:
- a CDS encoding MarR family winged helix-turn-helix transcriptional regulator — protein sequence MTTPWDLLTRIWRLQRRMVQEALPCLEAAGLSPKAFFLLAAIQDTPCPSGLSRNLKLPPPTVSHFLKRLEAEGYVERTPDPEDLRRYRLHLTPKGHEALQAGRACLERALARRMKGVSPEDLENLERILTQLEEA from the coding sequence GTGACGACGCCCTGGGACCTCCTCACCCGCATCTGGCGCCTGCAGCGCCGCATGGTTCAGGAAGCCCTGCCCTGCCTGGAAGCGGCTGGCCTCTCCCCCAAGGCCTTCTTCCTCCTCGCCGCCATCCAAGACACCCCCTGCCCCTCCGGCCTCAGCCGAAACCTCAAACTCCCACCCCCCACCGTCAGCCACTTCCTCAAACGACTCGAGGCCGAAGGGTACGTCGAGCGCACCCCGGACCCCGAGGACCTCCGGCGTTACCGCCTCCACCTTACCCCCAAGGGCCACGAAGCCCTCCAAGCCGGCCGGGCGTGCCTCGAGCGCGCACTAGCCCGCCGCATGAAAGGCGTATCCCCTGAGGACCTCGAGAACCTAGAGCGCATCCTGACACAGCTGGAGGAGGCATGA
- a CDS encoding MDR family MFS transporter: MTREVRLTLIGILLGLFLAALDQTIVATALPRIVEELGKTHLYAWVATSYLLASTVAVPIVGRLADLIPAKRVLLWAILIFLLGSALSGLSPSMEALIAFRGVQGIGGGALFAVAITTIGLLFPPRERGRVQGLFGAMFGIASVVGPWLGGLLTDHLSWRWVFYINMPVGAVALYFTTVHMPPLAPKSRHRFDYLGAASLILWTVPLLLATSWGGSTYPWTSPEILGLLALTAIGLALFFWAERTNPEPLFDLTLLNHPVFRWASIALFFFGSAFLSAMLFLPLYLIQVKGISATSSGLTLTPLVLGVVVGSFTSGQLASRFGRYKPLMIVGNLWLLAGFLLMHQLIRVDTPLWQVLLMMVGLGLGLGPSMPLYTLAVQNAVDPARMGTASSATQFFRQIGSTIGAALMGTVLAASLQATMTQALPNLPVNGRPDPTALTQNFDAQLQTLEAQLQAVQRGDPAALEALRANPFLPPEAKAFLERLPEDPAQRAAALSGFRAELLARAEAARRAVQEALNQAITDAVRQVYLYASGLVLLGFLATLRLPDAELKGRAAASPGGSQ; encoded by the coding sequence ATGACCCGCGAGGTTCGCCTGACTCTGATTGGTATCCTACTGGGGTTGTTCCTAGCCGCCCTGGACCAGACGATCGTCGCGACCGCCCTACCGCGGATCGTCGAGGAGCTCGGCAAGACCCATTTGTACGCCTGGGTGGCCACGAGCTACCTTCTGGCCTCCACGGTCGCCGTGCCGATCGTTGGCCGACTCGCAGACCTGATCCCGGCCAAGCGCGTGCTGCTCTGGGCGATCCTGATCTTTCTGTTAGGCTCGGCGCTTTCCGGCCTTTCCCCCAGCATGGAAGCCCTGATCGCGTTCCGCGGCGTGCAGGGCATCGGCGGCGGGGCGCTGTTTGCCGTGGCCATCACCACGATCGGGCTGCTCTTCCCCCCGCGCGAGCGCGGGCGCGTGCAGGGGCTGTTTGGCGCGATGTTCGGGATCGCGAGCGTGGTCGGCCCCTGGCTCGGCGGCCTCCTCACCGACCACCTTTCCTGGCGCTGGGTTTTTTACATCAACATGCCCGTCGGCGCGGTCGCGCTGTACTTCACCACCGTGCACATGCCGCCCCTCGCGCCGAAGTCCCGCCACCGCTTCGATTACCTCGGCGCGGCCAGCCTGATCCTCTGGACGGTTCCGCTGCTGCTCGCGACCAGCTGGGGCGGCTCGACCTACCCCTGGACCTCCCCGGAGATCCTGGGGCTGCTCGCCCTCACCGCGATCGGGCTCGCCCTCTTCTTCTGGGCGGAACGCACCAACCCCGAACCGCTCTTCGACCTCACCCTCCTCAACCACCCCGTCTTCCGCTGGGCGAGCATCGCGCTCTTCTTCTTCGGCAGCGCCTTCCTCAGCGCGATGCTCTTCCTGCCCCTCTACCTCATCCAGGTCAAGGGCATCTCCGCCACCTCCTCCGGCCTCACCCTCACCCCGCTCGTGCTCGGCGTGGTCGTGGGGAGCTTCACCAGCGGTCAGCTCGCGAGCCGCTTCGGGCGGTACAAGCCCCTCATGATCGTGGGGAACCTCTGGCTCCTCGCGGGCTTCCTCCTCATGCACCAGCTCATCCGGGTGGACACCCCCCTGTGGCAGGTCCTCCTCATGATGGTCGGCCTCGGGCTTGGCCTCGGCCCCTCCATGCCCCTCTACACCCTCGCGGTACAAAACGCCGTGGATCCCGCCCGCATGGGCACGGCCTCCTCCGCCACCCAGTTCTTCCGTCAGATCGGCTCCACGATCGGCGCGGCCCTCATGGGTACGGTCCTCGCCGCGAGTCTACAAGCCACGATGACCCAGGCCCTGCCGAACCTGCCCGTCAACGGGCGGCCCGACCCCACCGCCCTCACCCAAAACTTCGACGCGCAGCTGCAAACCCTCGAGGCCCAGCTCCAAGCCGTACAGCGCGGGGACCCCGCCGCCCTCGAGGCGCTCCGCGCGAACCCCTTCCTGCCTCCCGAGGCGAAGGCGTTCCTCGAGCGGTTACCCGAGGACCCCGCGCAGCGCGCCGCGGCCCTCTCGGGCTTCCGCGCAGAGCTCCTGGCGCGCGCGGAGGCCGCGCGCCGCGCGGTGCAGGAGGCGTTGAACCAGGCCATTACCGACGCGGTGCGTCAGGTGTACCTGTACGCCAGTGGCCTCGTCCTCCTGGGGTTCCTCGCCACGCTCCGCCTGCCAGACGCCGAACTCAAGGGACGGGCGGCCGCGTCACCAGGGGGTTCCCAGTAG
- the bshB1 gene encoding bacillithiol biosynthesis deacetylase BshB1, with product MSLDLLVLAPHPDDAELGCGGLLARAAREGLATGVLDLTRGEMGTKGTPTERAAEAAEAARILGLAWRGNLGLPDGGIADTKAQRLALARVLRELRPRVLIAPHAEDRHPDHVAAHALAKSAVHFAGLKQAPLEGAPHKVHRLFFYPGNYPVRPELLVDVSAYIEVWEAAVRAYRSQFEGEAASETVGPAGVEARRAMRRYWGNFVGVRYAEALTSALPLLGTPW from the coding sequence GTGAGCCTGGATCTCTTGGTCCTCGCGCCGCACCCGGACGACGCCGAGCTGGGGTGCGGCGGCCTGCTGGCCCGCGCGGCTCGAGAGGGCCTCGCGACCGGCGTGCTGGACCTAACCCGCGGCGAGATGGGCACCAAGGGCACCCCGACGGAGCGCGCGGCGGAGGCCGCCGAGGCCGCGCGGATCCTGGGGTTGGCCTGGCGAGGCAACCTGGGCCTTCCCGATGGAGGCATCGCGGATACCAAGGCTCAGCGGCTGGCCCTGGCTCGGGTGCTGCGCGAGCTGAGGCCCCGCGTCCTCATCGCGCCGCACGCCGAGGACCGCCACCCGGACCACGTGGCGGCCCATGCCCTCGCGAAGAGCGCGGTACACTTCGCCGGCTTGAAGCAGGCCCCCCTCGAGGGCGCGCCGCACAAGGTCCACCGGCTCTTCTTTTACCCGGGGAACTACCCGGTCCGGCCGGAGCTGCTCGTGGACGTCTCGGCCTACATCGAGGTCTGGGAGGCCGCGGTGCGCGCTTACCGCAGCCAGTTCGAAGGGGAGGCCGCGAGCGAGACGGTGGGCCCGGCGGGGGTGGAGGCCCGCCGGGCCATGCGGCGCTACTGGGGGAACTTCGTGGGGGTGCGTTACGCGGAAGCCCTCACGAGCGCCTTGCCGCTACTGGGAACCCCCTGGTGA
- the plsY gene encoding glycerol-3-phosphate 1-O-acyltransferase PlsY — protein MQPMVFAWSTILVLCIAYLFGSVPAGVLVARAYGVDIRRVGSGNIGATNVLRALGWGPGVVVALFDVLKGGIAVVIARAVGIEGPLLGGVAVAAVVGHNYSVFLRFSGGKGVATSFGTLLFLDPALGLYTIPIGLVVMALTRYVSAGSMTGGVTALVLSLALGRPVWEVFTVGLLAALIFWTHRENLKRLQAGTERRLGERVALPSEERGRAR, from the coding sequence ATGCAACCGATGGTCTTCGCGTGGTCGACGATCCTGGTGTTGTGCATCGCGTACCTTTTTGGCAGCGTGCCGGCGGGGGTTCTGGTGGCCCGCGCGTACGGCGTGGACATCCGCCGGGTGGGTTCCGGGAATATCGGGGCCACGAACGTCCTGCGCGCCTTGGGCTGGGGGCCGGGGGTGGTCGTGGCGCTGTTTGATGTGCTCAAGGGCGGCATCGCCGTGGTGATCGCGCGCGCCGTGGGGATCGAGGGGCCTTTGTTGGGCGGCGTGGCGGTCGCGGCGGTCGTCGGGCACAACTACTCGGTCTTCCTGCGGTTCTCGGGAGGGAAGGGGGTCGCGACGAGTTTCGGAACCCTTCTGTTTCTGGACCCGGCCTTGGGGTTGTACACGATCCCGATCGGCCTTGTGGTCATGGCCCTCACGCGGTACGTTTCCGCGGGCAGCATGACCGGAGGGGTCACGGCGCTGGTGCTCAGCCTTGCCCTAGGGCGGCCTGTGTGGGAGGTGTTCACGGTGGGCCTGCTCGCTGCGCTGATCTTCTGGACGCACCGCGAGAACCTGAAGCGCCTCCAGGCGGGCACGGAACGCCGGCTTGGGGAGCGGGTGGCGCTGCCCTCCGAGGAGAGGGGGCGCGCCCGGTGA
- a CDS encoding ABC transporter permease, translating to MRRYLRVLRVFWSAALAAEMEYRANFALAFLTSLGNLAGGVFGLFLFYRTGYTFAGWRWEEALVVLGFFTVLEGFSVFLLQPNLNRIVQHVQQGTLDFVLLKPIDSQFWLSTRTFSPWGVPDLLLGVGIIVYAGVRLGLPAEAYLLGLVPFACSVLVLYGLWFILAATSIWFVKIYNATEVLRSFTDAGRFPMGAYPSAYRFFFTFVIPVAFLTTVPAETLLGRSEGGWVWGAALLAVGLLGFARVFWRFAIRYYTSASS from the coding sequence ATGCGACGCTATCTTCGCGTGCTTCGCGTGTTTTGGAGCGCGGCGCTCGCTGCGGAGATGGAGTACCGGGCGAACTTCGCGCTCGCCTTCCTCACGAGCCTGGGGAACCTCGCGGGGGGGGTGTTCGGTTTGTTTCTCTTTTACCGAACCGGGTACACCTTCGCGGGGTGGCGCTGGGAGGAGGCGCTGGTGGTCCTCGGGTTTTTCACCGTGCTCGAGGGGTTCTCGGTCTTCCTCTTGCAACCGAACCTGAACCGCATCGTACAGCACGTGCAGCAGGGCACGCTGGACTTCGTGCTCCTCAAGCCGATCGACAGCCAGTTCTGGCTCTCCACCCGTACTTTCTCGCCCTGGGGGGTGCCGGACTTGTTGCTGGGGGTGGGTATCATCGTGTACGCCGGCGTCCGGCTGGGATTGCCTGCCGAGGCGTACCTCTTGGGGCTAGTGCCGTTCGCGTGTAGCGTGCTCGTGCTGTACGGGTTGTGGTTCATCCTCGCCGCGACGAGCATCTGGTTCGTGAAGATCTACAACGCGACCGAGGTGCTGCGGAGCTTCACCGACGCGGGGCGGTTCCCCATGGGCGCGTACCCGAGCGCGTACCGCTTCTTCTTCACCTTCGTGATTCCGGTGGCCTTCCTCACCACGGTGCCTGCCGAGACCCTGTTGGGCCGGAGCGAGGGCGGGTGGGTGTGGGGCGCGGCCCTGCTCGCCGTGGGGCTTTTGGGGTTCGCGCGGGTGTTCTGGCGGTTCGCCATCCGGTACTACACCTCGGCCTCGAGCTAG
- a CDS encoding ABC transporter permease encodes MRKAKALLSVWYAYMLEYRAELVLWALAGVLPFILMGVWMQAAAGGEFGMTPVEFARYFLAVFLVRQLTVVWVVWEFEREVVEGRLSPRLLQPLDPVWHHVAAHLAERAARLPFALLLVAVFFLLYPEAFWVPSLSGALGALGVVGLTFALRFLMQYTFALLAFWSERASAIEEFWFLLYLFLSGLIAPLEVFPETVRQVALWTPFPYLVYFPASLLVGSEVDAWRGVGVMLAWGAVFWVLNRVLWRLGLRHYSGMGA; translated from the coding sequence ATGCGTAAAGCCAAGGCGTTGCTCTCGGTCTGGTACGCGTACATGCTCGAGTACCGCGCGGAGCTGGTCTTGTGGGCGCTCGCGGGCGTGCTGCCGTTCATCCTGATGGGGGTTTGGATGCAGGCCGCGGCGGGCGGCGAGTTTGGGATGACGCCCGTGGAGTTCGCGCGCTACTTCCTCGCGGTCTTCTTGGTGCGGCAGCTCACGGTGGTCTGGGTGGTCTGGGAGTTCGAGCGGGAGGTGGTGGAGGGGCGGCTCTCCCCGCGGCTGTTGCAACCCCTGGATCCCGTGTGGCACCACGTGGCGGCGCATCTTGCGGAGCGCGCGGCTCGGCTGCCGTTCGCGCTCTTGCTGGTCGCGGTCTTCTTCCTGCTGTACCCGGAGGCCTTCTGGGTGCCGAGCCTTTCGGGAGCGCTTGGGGCGCTGGGGGTGGTGGGGCTGACCTTCGCGCTGAGGTTTTTGATGCAGTACACCTTCGCCCTCCTCGCGTTTTGGAGTGAGCGGGCGAGCGCAATCGAGGAGTTCTGGTTCTTGTTGTACCTCTTCCTCTCCGGCCTCATCGCGCCCCTCGAGGTCTTCCCGGAGACCGTGCGGCAGGTGGCGCTTTGGACGCCGTTCCCGTACCTTGTGTACTTCCCGGCGAGCCTATTGGTGGGATCGGAGGTGGACGCTTGGCGCGGAGTGGGGGTGATGCTCGCGTGGGGCGCGGTCTTTTGGGTGCTGAACCGCGTGCTTTGGCGGCTGGGGTTGCGGCACTATTCCGGGATGGGGGCTTAG
- a CDS encoding ABC transporter ATP-binding protein, translating into MQGEPIIVAENLSKSYPVAVKEPGLVGTLKHFVHRTYRQVEAVRDVSFSIAPGEIVGFLGPNGAGKTTTLKMLTGLIHPTSGRVRVAGHVPYRREAAFLKKITLVMGNKQQLIWDLPPLDSLRINAAVYGIPESEARRRIAELAEMLELTDKLTQPVRKLSLGERMKAELLAALLHRPAVLFLDEPTLGLDVNAQVAVREFLREYNHRYGATVLLTSHYMADITALADRVLLIHQGRLMYDGNLTALLARFAPYREVKLELARPLPAEALRAYGELEALDGRIARLLVRREALTRTVNRILAELEVADLTVTDPPVEEVIARAFQAGIIS; encoded by the coding sequence GTGCAGGGCGAACCGATCATCGTAGCCGAGAACCTCAGCAAATCCTACCCGGTCGCGGTCAAGGAGCCGGGCCTCGTGGGGACGCTCAAGCACTTCGTGCACCGCACCTACCGGCAGGTGGAGGCCGTTCGGGACGTGAGCTTCTCCATAGCGCCCGGCGAGATCGTGGGGTTTTTAGGGCCGAACGGGGCGGGGAAGACCACCACCCTCAAGATGCTCACCGGCCTGATCCACCCCACCTCCGGTCGTGTGCGGGTGGCGGGGCACGTGCCGTACCGCCGCGAGGCTGCCTTCCTCAAGAAGATCACCCTGGTGATGGGGAACAAGCAGCAACTGATCTGGGACCTGCCGCCCCTCGACTCCCTGCGCATCAACGCCGCCGTGTACGGGATTCCGGAGAGCGAGGCTCGAAGGCGCATCGCAGAGCTCGCCGAGATGCTCGAGCTGACGGACAAGCTCACCCAGCCCGTGCGGAAGCTTTCCCTGGGGGAGCGCATGAAGGCCGAGCTCTTGGCGGCCCTCCTGCACCGGCCGGCGGTGCTCTTCCTCGACGAGCCCACCCTGGGCCTGGACGTGAACGCCCAGGTCGCGGTGCGCGAGTTTTTGCGCGAGTACAACCACCGTTACGGCGCGACCGTCCTCCTCACGAGCCACTACATGGCGGACATCACCGCGCTCGCGGACCGCGTGCTTTTGATCCACCAGGGCCGGCTCATGTACGACGGGAACCTCACCGCGCTCCTCGCGCGCTTCGCCCCCTACCGCGAGGTCAAGCTCGAGCTCGCCCGGCCCCTGCCCGCCGAAGCACTCCGAGCGTACGGGGAACTCGAGGCCCTCGATGGACGGATCGCGCGGTTGCTCGTGCGGCGCGAGGCCTTGACGCGCACCGTGAACCGCATCCTCGCCGAGCTCGAGGTCGCGGACCTGACCGTGACCGACCCGCCGGTGGAGGAGGTCATCGCGCGGGCGTTTCAGGCGGGGATCATCTCTTAG
- a CDS encoding ABC transporter substrate-binding protein, with product MRLVSLAASNTEIVWSLGCTDWLVGMDNHSDFPPGLERVERVGPDLEVDLDRVAALKPDLVLASLSVPGMERVVAGLEARGLPHLVLDPESLEDVYASIRRVAGALGVARRGEAVVRGMQAEIAAARARLPAWERPPRVMVEWWPRPPIAAARRSWVTGLLEALGARNAFAHLDARSAPLTDAEIEAAAPDVITVSWCGVKRLRPEVVRARTHAIPALRYNRVYPLPEAYLGRPGPRLAEGARRLAEILEGWPCGSK from the coding sequence ATGCGCCTCGTGAGCCTCGCGGCCTCCAACACCGAGATCGTCTGGAGCCTCGGGTGCACCGATTGGCTCGTGGGGATGGACAACCACTCGGATTTTCCCCCCGGCCTCGAGCGCGTCGAGCGCGTCGGGCCGGACCTCGAGGTGGACCTGGATCGGGTCGCGGCCCTAAAGCCCGACCTGGTCCTCGCGAGCCTATCGGTGCCGGGCATGGAGCGCGTGGTGGCGGGCCTCGAGGCGCGCGGCTTGCCGCATCTGGTGCTGGACCCCGAGTCGCTCGAGGACGTGTACGCGAGCATCCGTCGGGTGGCCGGCGCGTTGGGGGTGGCCCGGCGGGGGGAGGCTGTGGTGCGGGGGATGCAGGCCGAGATCGCCGCGGCCCGCGCGCGCCTGCCCGCTTGGGAGCGGCCACCGCGTGTGATGGTGGAGTGGTGGCCCCGCCCGCCCATCGCGGCCGCGCGGCGGAGCTGGGTTACGGGACTCCTCGAGGCCCTCGGCGCGCGGAATGCGTTTGCGCACCTCGACGCGCGCAGCGCTCCCCTGACCGACGCTGAGATCGAGGCCGCGGCTCCGGACGTGATCACGGTGAGCTGGTGCGGCGTGAAGCGGCTCCGGCCGGAGGTGGTGCGCGCGCGCACCCACGCCATTCCCGCCCTGCGGTACAACAGGGTGTACCCCCTGCCAGAGGCGTACCTGGGACGACCGGGGCCGCGCCTGGCCGAAGGGGCGCGCCGGTTGGCGGAGATACTGGAGGGATGGCCTTGCGGCTCAAAGTAA
- a CDS encoding cob(I)yrinic acid a,c-diamide adenosyltransferase, producing MKIYTRTGDQGETGLYGAERVPKDHPRVEAYGTVDEANSALGLARSQLPERHQDLHEVLEHLQNALFDLGADLATREGTPYARNLARIDAADVTRLEELTDRYQEEAPPFTGFIHPGGHPAAAALHLARTVVRRAERRAVALARAEAVNPEVIRYLNRLSDLLFVLARVVNAREGVSERDWLVKKRR from the coding sequence ATGAAGATCTACACCCGGACCGGGGACCAGGGGGAGACCGGCCTGTACGGGGCCGAGCGGGTCCCCAAGGACCACCCGCGCGTGGAAGCGTACGGCACCGTGGACGAGGCCAACAGCGCTTTGGGCCTCGCGCGAAGCCAGCTGCCCGAACGGCACCAGGACCTGCACGAGGTGCTCGAGCACCTCCAGAACGCCTTGTTCGACCTGGGTGCGGACCTCGCGACCCGCGAGGGTACGCCCTACGCGCGCAACCTGGCGCGGATCGACGCCGCGGATGTGACGCGCCTCGAGGAGCTCACGGACCGTTACCAGGAGGAGGCCCCGCCCTTTACGGGGTTCATCCACCCGGGCGGCCACCCCGCGGCGGCGGCCCTGCACCTCGCGCGCACCGTGGTGCGGCGCGCCGAGCGGCGCGCGGTGGCGTTGGCGCGGGCGGAGGCGGTCAACCCGGAGGTCATCCGGTACTTAAACCGCCTCTCCGACCTGCTCTTCGTTCTAGCCCGCGTGGTGAACGCCCGTGAAGGCGTCTCCGAGCGGGACTGGCTGGTCAAGAAACGCCGGTGA
- a CDS encoding aldo/keto reductase — protein MVPAGLPVWALAWVLQHPAATAVIPGVKSVAHVEANACAAELVSKDHPQAFP, from the coding sequence TTGGTCCCTGCCGGATTGCCGGTCTGGGCGCTCGCCTGGGTTTTGCAGCACCCCGCGGCGACCGCCGTGATCCCCGGGGTAAAGTCGGTCGCGCACGTGGAAGCCAACGCCTGCGCCGCGGAGCTAGTGTCCAAGGATCACCCGCAGGCCTTCCCCTGA
- the alr gene encoding alanine racemase has protein sequence MRATWLEIHLDALAHNLRVIRARLQPGTGIIAVIKADAYGHGAVPIAHELARLGVERFAVATVEEGARLRQARIQHPVHLLGSLHPEEAAPALEHALIPTLSTLEAARAVAAHRPGATVHVKADSGMGRVGVPLEALRRFVEEVEAMGLEVEGVFTHFASADEDPAATRRQLEAFLAVTAPWRGRYKLHAANSAALLRFPEAHLDFVRPGIALYGLPPGEGFAREGLWPILAWKAHPTLVKRVQPGQRIGYGGTYTAQREEWIATLPLGYADGFSRALSNRGWVRLGSTYCPVVGRVSMDQITVRLPGPVGLDAVFEVITPDLDARTSLTGRAAQLGTIPYELATLLSPRLPRVYLHAAPPTQA, from the coding sequence ATGCGGGCCACCTGGCTGGAGATCCACCTCGACGCCCTGGCGCACAACCTCCGCGTGATCCGCGCGCGCCTCCAGCCGGGCACCGGCATCATCGCCGTGATCAAGGCCGACGCGTACGGGCACGGAGCCGTCCCCATCGCGCACGAGCTGGCGCGGCTCGGGGTGGAGCGCTTCGCCGTGGCTACCGTCGAGGAAGGCGCGCGGCTGCGCCAGGCCCGGATCCAACACCCGGTGCACCTCCTGGGCAGCCTGCACCCCGAGGAGGCCGCCCCGGCCCTGGAGCACGCCCTGATCCCCACCCTCTCCACCCTCGAAGCCGCGCGCGCCGTGGCCGCCCACCGGCCCGGCGCGACGGTGCACGTCAAGGCGGACAGCGGCATGGGGCGCGTGGGCGTGCCCCTCGAGGCGCTCCGCCGCTTCGTGGAGGAGGTGGAGGCGATGGGCCTCGAGGTGGAGGGTGTCTTCACGCACTTCGCCAGCGCGGACGAGGACCCCGCGGCCACCCGACGACAGCTCGAGGCTTTCCTCGCGGTCACGGCGCCCTGGCGGGGGCGGTACAAGCTGCACGCGGCGAACTCCGCCGCCCTCCTGCGCTTCCCGGAGGCGCACCTGGACTTCGTGCGTCCCGGGATCGCGCTGTACGGCCTGCCCCCCGGGGAGGGGTTTGCGCGCGAGGGCTTGTGGCCGATCCTCGCGTGGAAGGCGCACCCCACCCTCGTCAAGCGCGTCCAGCCCGGACAAAGGATTGGGTATGGCGGCACCTACACCGCGCAGCGTGAGGAATGGATCGCCACCCTGCCCCTAGGGTACGCGGACGGGTTTTCCCGCGCGCTCTCGAACCGCGGGTGGGTGCGGCTGGGGAGCACGTACTGCCCGGTGGTGGGCCGGGTCAGCATGGACCAGATCACGGTACGCCTGCCGGGGCCGGTGGGCCTCGACGCGGTCTTCGAGGTCATCACGCCGGACCTGGACGCCAGGACCAGCCTCACGGGACGCGCCGCCCAGCTCGGCACGATTCCCTACGAGCTCGCGACCCTCCTCTCCCCCAGGCTGCCCCGCGTCTACCTGCACGCCGCCCCGCCAACCCAAGCCTGA
- a CDS encoding VWA domain-containing protein has translation MEQVWEELGFVWPLALGMLLLLPLLVWAYRAALARPSRQVVYHPYLKALQAAAVAGRSPGQHLPAVLFLLALVALIVAMARPVLPFPAYRSVATVVLAIDTSRSMRAEDLEPSRLEAAKAAAREFIRAMPPGVEVGLVAFSSYATLLQPPTTDRERLEQAVDLLDLAHRTAIGDGLVAALRVLPLEDSDAPGGMSVVLLSDGRNNYGIDPLEAARQAEAQGVRVYTVGVGLSENTYVFANGYYIRAGLDEETLQEIAALTGGAYYRASSADELRAVYQTLARAVRLEVRPTEVTALAALAGALLLIVAVLVAWVRVYRIG, from the coding sequence ATGGAACAGGTTTGGGAAGAACTGGGGTTCGTCTGGCCGTTGGCTTTGGGGATGCTGTTGCTCCTCCCGTTGCTCGTTTGGGCGTACCGCGCGGCCCTCGCGCGGCCCAGCCGGCAGGTGGTGTACCACCCGTACCTGAAGGCGCTCCAAGCGGCCGCCGTGGCTGGGCGAAGTCCCGGGCAGCACCTGCCCGCGGTGCTCTTCCTGCTCGCGCTCGTGGCCTTGATCGTCGCGATGGCGCGGCCCGTGCTGCCCTTCCCTGCGTACCGCTCGGTCGCCACGGTGGTCCTCGCGATCGACACCAGCCGCAGCATGCGGGCGGAGGACCTCGAGCCGAGCCGGCTCGAGGCCGCCAAGGCCGCGGCGCGCGAGTTTATTCGCGCCATGCCGCCTGGGGTGGAGGTGGGGCTGGTGGCGTTCAGTTCGTACGCGACCTTGCTGCAACCCCCCACCACGGATCGGGAGCGGCTTGAACAGGCTGTGGATTTGTTGGATTTGGCGCACCGCACCGCGATCGGGGACGGGCTGGTGGCGGCCTTGAGGGTCCTGCCCCTGGAGGACTCCGACGCGCCGGGGGGAATGAGCGTGGTGCTGCTCTCGGACGGGCGGAACAACTACGGGATCGATCCCTTGGAGGCCGCCCGGCAGGCTGAAGCGCAAGGGGTTCGGGTCTATACCGTGGGGGTGGGGCTTTCGGAAAACACCTACGTTTTTGCGAACGGGTACTATATCCGCGCGGGCCTTGATGAGGAAACCCTACAGGAGATCGCTGCGCTGACCGGTGGGGCGTACTACCGGGCTTCCTCCGCCGACGAGCTCCGCGCGGTCTACCAGACGCTCGCCCGAGCTGTGCGGCTCGAGGTGCGCCCCACCGAAGTGACCGCGCTCGCGGCGCTAGCCGGGGCGCTGCTGCTCATCGTGGCGGTGCTCGTGGCTTGGGTGCGGGTGTACCGGATTGGTTAG
- a CDS encoding vWA domain-containing protein — MAFVWPLMLLGLLLLPLLAGGGVLLARRRARAALEVADAELWPHLRRAPTGWVAQLPWLLYLAAIALLLVGAARPVASLPLLVNRATVMVVVDTSKSMIAVDQSPSRLEAARAIVRTFLDRVPRGARVGLVSFSAYASVLVLPTARHVEVRKALEALEPQEATSLGAAILAAVRALPGRERAGEELLGRDPVPPELQELPPATVLLISDGVSTSGLDPLEAARVARAHQVRIYTVGVGSPRGSIQEVDGQLSFIPFDPSGLEQIAALTGGRYVYPPTPDALEAVPAELGYAPRWEHQRLEISAFFAAGGFVLVLVGGLLSLRWYRRLP; from the coding sequence ATGGCGTTCGTCTGGCCGCTGATGCTCCTCGGTCTCCTTCTCCTCCCGCTCCTTGCAGGGGGTGGAGTCCTCCTCGCCCGTCGGCGGGCGCGTGCGGCTCTCGAGGTGGCGGACGCGGAGTTGTGGCCGCACCTGCGGCGCGCGCCCACCGGGTGGGTTGCCCAATTGCCCTGGCTGCTGTACCTCGCGGCGATCGCGTTGCTCCTCGTGGGCGCGGCCCGGCCCGTGGCCTCCCTGCCGCTTCTCGTTAACCGCGCCACGGTCATGGTGGTGGTGGACACCAGCAAGAGCATGATCGCGGTGGACCAATCCCCGAGCCGCCTCGAGGCCGCCCGGGCGATCGTGCGGACCTTCCTGGATCGCGTGCCGCGCGGTGCGCGCGTCGGGCTCGTGAGCTTCAGCGCGTACGCGAGCGTGCTGGTGCTGCCCACCGCGCGTCACGTCGAGGTCCGGAAGGCCCTGGAGGCGCTCGAGCCCCAGGAGGCCACCTCTTTGGGCGCCGCGATTCTCGCCGCGGTGCGCGCGCTTCCAGGGCGGGAAAGGGCCGGGGAGGAGCTTTTGGGGCGGGATCCGGTACCTCCGGAGCTTCAAGAGCTGCCGCCCGCCACGGTGCTGCTGATCTCGGACGGGGTTTCCACCAGCGGCCTCGACCCCCTCGAGGCTGCACGGGTGGCGCGCGCGCACCAGGTGCGGATCTACACGGTAGGGGTGGGCAGCCCGCGGGGCAGCATCCAGGAGGTGGACGGGCAGCTTTCCTTCATTCCCTTTGACCCTTCGGGCCTTGAGCAGATCGCGGCGCTCACGGGCGGCAGGTACGTGTACCCCCCCACCCCGGATGCGCTCGAGGCGGTGCCCGCGGAGCTGGGGTACGCGCCGCGCTGGGAGCACCAGCGCCTCGAGATCTCCGCTTTCTTCGCCGCTGGGGGGTTCGTGCTGGTGCTGGTGGGCGGGCTGCTCTCCTTGCGCTGGTACCGGAGGTTACCGTAG